Proteins from a single region of Limosilactobacillus fermentum:
- a CDS encoding DivIVA domain-containing protein, which translates to MALTAENITSKKFDTKMRGYNQAEVGAFLNEVAATVAELTSQNRELQEEVRANEEKLKYFADLKDSLNKSILVAQEAADKVKNNAKKEAEITVREAQKQATDIVAAANEKANLVIERAAASTRKLTTETNDLKKQTRIFRQRLQVMLESQLEVVKSSEWDELLANDDISQYDEIEKILGSNLDKNSEGSVESTPIAEEQPSSQAPAPSNAAEPAAAKTVVIFPDGESK; encoded by the coding sequence ATGGCATTAACAGCGGAAAACATTACAAGCAAGAAATTTGATACGAAAATGCGCGGTTACAACCAAGCTGAGGTCGGGGCCTTTTTAAATGAGGTAGCGGCAACGGTGGCGGAACTAACTAGCCAAAACCGGGAATTGCAAGAAGAAGTTCGGGCCAACGAAGAGAAGCTCAAATACTTTGCCGACTTAAAGGACTCCTTGAACAAATCCATTTTGGTGGCTCAAGAGGCGGCCGATAAGGTTAAAAACAACGCTAAAAAGGAAGCCGAGATTACGGTTCGCGAGGCCCAAAAGCAGGCGACTGACATTGTGGCGGCCGCTAACGAAAAGGCTAACTTGGTGATCGAAAGGGCTGCTGCTTCCACCCGGAAGTTGACCACGGAAACCAATGACTTGAAGAAGCAAACCCGGATCTTCCGTCAGCGCCTGCAGGTAATGTTGGAATCCCAACTGGAAGTCGTTAAGTCAAGCGAATGGGACGAGCTGTTGGCCAACGATGATATTTCCCAATACGATGAAATCGAAAAGATTTTAGGATCCAATCTTGACAAAAATTCTGAGGGCAGTGTAGAATCTACTCCAATAGCCGAAGAACAACCGAGTAGTCAAGCACCGGCACCGTCAAACGCAGCGGAACCGGCTGCGGCTAAGACGGTCGTCATCTTCCCGGACGGGGAAAGCAAGTAG
- a CDS encoding YggT family protein codes for MIITFIVWALSRLLSLYSLLIVIWCLLTWFPGAMDSSLGRFLSQLVAPYLNFFERVIPPLGGISFAPMVALIVIYFAQYGVQMVGQILINLM; via the coding sequence TTGATTATTACCTTTATTGTTTGGGCGCTTAGCCGCCTGTTGAGTTTGTATAGCCTACTGATTGTGATCTGGTGCCTGTTAACCTGGTTTCCGGGGGCCATGGATAGCTCACTAGGCCGCTTTTTAAGCCAGCTAGTGGCACCGTACCTAAACTTTTTTGAACGAGTTATTCCTCCACTGGGCGGGATCTCCTTTGCCCCGATGGTGGCCTTGATTGTGATTTATTTTGCCCAGTATGGGGTTCAAATGGTTGGGCAAATCTTAATCAACTTAATGTAG
- a CDS encoding cold-shock protein translates to MIQATIKSYDPTKGWGYITTPQDGDVYFHRRAIEGRSRVPIQKGQAVEMVIVQGQRGPQAAHVTIIQRED, encoded by the coding sequence ATGATTCAAGCAACGATCAAGAGTTACGACCCCACCAAGGGTTGGGGCTACATTACCACCCCACAAGATGGGGATGTTTACTTTCACCGGCGGGCCATTGAAGGTCGCAGCCGGGTCCCAATTCAAAAGGGACAAGCAGTCGAGATGGTGATTGTTCAAGGCCAACGGGGACCCCAAGCGGCCCACGTAACGATTATACAACGGGAGGATTAA
- the ftsA gene encoding cell division protein FtsA translates to MNDSHIYVGLDIGTTSIKALVCEDVKGELRVVGVGTQPAGGLSRGVIVDIEKTAHAIQAAVRQATEKSGIKIDKVIVGLPANYLQMTEVHGMITVANQGQPREIINQDVIDVASAAMTQNLPPEREVIDLVLRDFAVDDFNKIEDPRGMVAVRLELRATMYSGPKTIVHNTKKAVALAGLQIQDLVVAPIATGFELLSDGEQDFGTVLVDLGGGQTTTSIIHDHQLKFAYVDPEGGNLITHDISTVLNTSQRNAEQLKRDHGYADSRQASDEVQLAVDVVGKNQPVNYSEKYLAEVIEARVRQIFERSQKKLQSINAPQLPGGVVLLGGVAILPGIKEIASEYYDGNVKVYIPDQMGVRHPSFALAIALCKYEDDLRDVDQLLKETVHQEGNFASVVHQVVQQAAQTSAAPQPTRRPAPSRPAPQPSQPEAQAQEQPVDNQPTKKKKKNPFSNFFNNFFD, encoded by the coding sequence ATGAACGACTCACACATCTACGTAGGATTAGATATTGGAACCACCTCGATTAAGGCCCTCGTTTGCGAGGACGTTAAGGGCGAACTAAGGGTTGTAGGCGTTGGCACGCAACCGGCTGGTGGGCTTAGTCGGGGCGTGATTGTCGATATCGAAAAGACGGCCCACGCCATTCAAGCGGCGGTTCGTCAGGCAACCGAGAAATCCGGCATTAAGATTGATAAGGTGATTGTTGGTTTACCGGCGAATTACCTGCAAATGACCGAGGTCCACGGGATGATTACAGTGGCCAACCAGGGTCAACCACGCGAAATCATTAATCAGGACGTCATTGACGTTGCCTCGGCCGCAATGACCCAAAACCTACCCCCAGAGCGGGAAGTGATTGACCTTGTCTTGCGTGACTTTGCGGTTGATGATTTTAACAAGATTGAAGACCCCCGGGGAATGGTGGCGGTCCGCTTAGAGTTGCGGGCCACCATGTACTCGGGCCCTAAGACGATTGTCCACAACACCAAAAAGGCGGTCGCCTTGGCGGGCTTACAGATCCAAGACTTGGTGGTAGCCCCGATTGCAACCGGCTTTGAATTATTGAGTGATGGGGAACAAGACTTCGGGACGGTCTTGGTTGATCTCGGCGGTGGTCAAACCACGACCAGCATCATCCACGACCACCAACTCAAGTTTGCCTACGTGGACCCAGAAGGGGGAAACTTGATTACTCACGACATCTCAACGGTCTTAAATACCTCCCAGCGAAACGCCGAGCAACTAAAGCGTGATCACGGCTACGCTGATTCACGCCAGGCTAGCGATGAGGTGCAACTGGCCGTTGACGTGGTCGGGAAAAATCAGCCGGTCAATTACAGCGAAAAGTACTTAGCCGAAGTGATTGAGGCCCGGGTCCGCCAGATCTTTGAACGGTCCCAAAAGAAGCTTCAGTCCATTAACGCCCCGCAACTACCAGGGGGCGTGGTTCTCCTGGGTGGGGTCGCCATTTTACCTGGTATTAAAGAAATCGCTAGTGAGTACTACGATGGCAACGTCAAGGTGTACATTCCCGACCAAATGGGGGTTCGGCACCCAAGTTTTGCCCTGGCCATTGCCCTGTGCAAATACGAAGATGACCTGCGTGACGTCGACCAACTCCTAAAGGAAACGGTACACCAAGAGGGCAACTTTGCCAGTGTGGTTCACCAGGTAGTGCAACAAGCTGCCCAAACCAGTGCAGCACCGCAACCAACCCGGCGTCCGGCCCCGAGTCGGCCCGCTCCACAGCCAAGTCAACCGGAAGCTCAGGCACAAGAACAACCGGTAGACAACCAACCAACTAAGAAGAAAAAGAAGAATCCGTTTTCGAACTTCTTTAACAACTTCTTTGATTAA
- a CDS encoding 5'-methylthioadenosine/adenosylhomocysteine nucleosidase translates to MTFGIICAMPEELHALSERLTDRTETVLGGKTYLAGTIENQAVVLVESGIGKVEAGITAEHLITDFKVDVVINSGSAGGIGEGLHVGDVVIATETAYHDVDVTAFGYEYGQLPAQPARFSADPTWVERISEAGKETGLNIKQGLIVTGDQFVSSKAMIQQIKARFNDALSSEMEGAAVGQVATDHQVPYVVVRAMSDTGDENAGVSFDEFIVEAGKRSAAMLLQLFADLNKGGVA, encoded by the coding sequence ATGACATTTGGAATTATTTGCGCCATGCCAGAAGAGTTGCATGCCCTGAGTGAGCGGTTAACTGACCGCACCGAAACCGTGTTGGGGGGAAAAACCTACCTAGCGGGAACGATTGAAAACCAGGCGGTGGTCCTGGTGGAATCCGGAATTGGGAAGGTGGAGGCCGGGATTACGGCCGAACACCTCATTACCGACTTTAAGGTCGACGTGGTCATTAACTCCGGGTCGGCCGGGGGAATTGGCGAGGGGCTGCACGTTGGCGACGTGGTGATCGCGACGGAAACGGCTTACCACGATGTTGACGTAACCGCCTTTGGCTACGAATACGGCCAACTGCCAGCCCAGCCGGCCCGGTTTAGCGCTGACCCAACCTGGGTTGAGCGCATTAGTGAGGCCGGCAAGGAGACCGGCTTAAACATCAAGCAGGGCCTGATCGTGACGGGCGACCAGTTTGTGTCCTCTAAGGCAATGATTCAACAGATTAAGGCCCGCTTTAATGACGCCCTCTCCTCTGAAATGGAAGGGGCGGCCGTGGGACAAGTAGCCACTGACCACCAAGTACCGTACGTGGTGGTCCGGGCAATGTCTGATACCGGTGACGAGAACGCCGGGGTGTCCTTTGATGAATTCATCGTCGAGGCCGGCAAGCGCTCGGCGGCCATGCTCTTGCAACTCTTTGCTGATTTGAACAAGGGAGGGGTGGCGTAA
- a CDS encoding NUDIX hydrolase has protein sequence MDFEEKVTGHQPVFSGHLIDVEVQDVLTPAGNHATREVVHHAPAVAILALTDDDQMILEQQWRAPVKQVTLEIPAGKVDDRDQGDLRACAVRELNEETGLAAEHLDQVNATASSVGFSDEVITLFVARGLRPVDHALPKDQDEELSLLKVSLKEALEMVATGQIIDMKTVMAIYYWASQRVN, from the coding sequence ATGGACTTTGAAGAAAAGGTTACTGGACACCAACCGGTTTTTAGCGGCCATTTGATTGACGTTGAGGTCCAAGACGTGCTGACCCCGGCGGGGAACCACGCCACTCGGGAGGTGGTTCACCACGCCCCGGCCGTTGCCATTTTGGCCCTGACCGATGACGACCAAATGATTTTAGAACAGCAGTGGCGGGCCCCGGTAAAGCAGGTTACCCTGGAAATTCCGGCCGGCAAAGTTGACGATCGTGACCAAGGGGACTTGCGGGCCTGTGCCGTGCGGGAACTCAATGAAGAAACCGGGCTGGCGGCTGAACACCTTGATCAGGTTAACGCGACGGCTAGTTCGGTCGGCTTTTCTGATGAGGTAATCACCCTCTTTGTGGCTAGGGGATTACGCCCGGTTGACCATGCCCTGCCAAAGGACCAAGATGAAGAATTGAGTCTGTTGAAGGTGAGCTTGAAGGAAGCCTTAGAGATGGTGGCCACGGGGCAAATCATCGATATGAAAACGGTGATGGCCATTTATTACTGGGCCAGCCAACGGGTGAACTAG
- a CDS encoding DUF1831 domain-containing protein, which translates to MAYQASVQVPGDQTTYAISPNIKKYSLIDLGFEQTRQGNYKYTGSLDRTNPFKPAAKLQITVNAELTGFKMDTVSANGLRKINIFTGPRSEEFVTQYHFILDEMVAREILTKVS; encoded by the coding sequence ATGGCGTACCAAGCATCCGTTCAAGTGCCCGGGGACCAAACGACCTACGCAATTAGCCCTAACATTAAGAAGTACTCCCTGATTGACCTAGGTTTTGAACAAACCCGCCAGGGCAACTACAAGTACACCGGCTCCCTAGACCGGACCAACCCCTTTAAGCCGGCCGCCAAGCTACAAATCACCGTTAACGCCGAATTAACGGGGTTTAAGATGGATACGGTTAGTGCCAATGGCTTGCGTAAGATCAATATCTTCACCGGGCCGCGTAGCGAGGAATTTGTGACCCAGTACCACTTCATCCTTGATGAAATGGTGGCCAGGGAGATTCTGACCAAGGTAAGTTAG
- a CDS encoding cell division protein SepF produces MASKFFSNLFGVVDDEPETADYYEDQQPAQQAPAPVPTPAPTRSNKVVSINNARVAPQPNSSSKIELVEPRVYGDGKEIVNHLLNGNAVIVNFDQMDAKVAFRIVEYMKGATYAISGKIERIDAEIFLCTPQNFEISGKLAPTLSSDGLDDRRDRY; encoded by the coding sequence ATGGCAAGTAAATTTTTTAGCAACCTTTTTGGGGTGGTCGACGATGAACCAGAGACGGCCGACTACTACGAAGATCAGCAGCCGGCTCAACAAGCCCCGGCCCCGGTGCCGACTCCGGCCCCAACGCGTTCAAATAAAGTCGTTTCGATCAATAACGCCCGGGTGGCTCCGCAACCAAATTCGTCTAGCAAGATTGAGCTAGTTGAACCACGGGTGTACGGGGACGGGAAGGAAATCGTCAACCACCTGTTAAATGGCAACGCCGTCATTGTTAACTTTGATCAGATGGACGCAAAGGTTGCCTTCCGGATTGTCGAGTACATGAAGGGCGCCACCTACGCCATTAGCGGAAAGATCGAACGGATTGACGCAGAAATTTTCTTGTGCACCCCCCAAAACTTCGAAATCTCGGGGAAATTAGCCCCGACCCTTTCTAGTGATGGGTTGGATGATAGGAGAGACCGGTATTGA
- the ftsZ gene encoding cell division protein FtsZ codes for MDNATNEFDQLHPTQAQIKVIGVGGGGGNAVNQMINENVEGVDFIVANTDLQALEGSHAKTKLHLGPKLTRGLGAGSNPEVGAKAAQESESDITKALEGADMVFVTAGMGGGTGTGAAPVIAKIAKDSGALTVGVVTRPFSFEGTRRAKLAAEGLENLEKNVDTLIVVSNDRLLEIIDKKTPMMEAFKEADDVLRQGVEGISDLITNPGYINLDFADIRHTMTNQGAALMGIGAAGGDERAKEATKRAISSPLLEVSIDGAEHVLVNVTGGKDLSMTEAEDASSVIRQAANTNVDITFGMAIDETLNDEIRVTVIATGIDKTKQGDEKPVEEVSQPAAQPVSQAPVQPQVQVQPQASAAPAPTSEFATTDDPFQNWNEDLGNELEGGARPNSFNHVKKPTFSVQDDNLSNVDDGGEDLSTPAFFKNRRK; via the coding sequence ATGGATAACGCAACCAACGAATTCGATCAATTACACCCAACCCAGGCCCAGATTAAGGTAATCGGGGTTGGTGGTGGTGGTGGGAACGCCGTCAACCAAATGATCAACGAAAATGTTGAAGGGGTTGACTTCATCGTTGCCAACACCGACCTGCAGGCCTTAGAGGGTTCCCACGCCAAGACTAAGTTACACCTGGGGCCGAAGCTGACCAGGGGCCTGGGGGCCGGGTCAAACCCAGAGGTTGGGGCCAAGGCCGCTCAAGAAAGTGAATCAGACATCACCAAGGCCTTAGAAGGGGCCGACATGGTCTTTGTTACCGCCGGAATGGGCGGGGGTACCGGGACCGGGGCCGCACCAGTAATTGCCAAGATTGCCAAGGACTCCGGTGCCTTAACCGTCGGGGTAGTAACGCGGCCGTTCTCCTTTGAAGGGACGCGGCGGGCCAAGTTAGCTGCCGAAGGGTTAGAGAACCTGGAGAAAAACGTCGACACCCTGATCGTGGTTTCCAACGACCGCCTGTTAGAAATCATCGACAAGAAGACGCCGATGATGGAAGCCTTTAAGGAAGCCGATGACGTTCTCCGCCAAGGGGTGGAAGGGATCTCTGATTTGATCACTAACCCTGGTTACATTAACTTGGACTTCGCTGACATTCGTCACACGATGACCAACCAAGGGGCCGCTTTGATGGGGATTGGGGCCGCCGGCGGTGACGAACGGGCCAAGGAAGCCACCAAGCGGGCGATTTCTTCACCGCTGCTGGAAGTTTCTATCGATGGGGCTGAACACGTGCTGGTTAACGTGACGGGGGGCAAGGACTTGTCCATGACCGAAGCCGAAGACGCCTCTAGCGTAATTCGTCAAGCCGCTAACACCAACGTCGACATTACCTTTGGGATGGCCATTGACGAAACCTTAAACGATGAAATCCGCGTTACGGTAATTGCAACGGGGATCGACAAGACCAAGCAGGGCGACGAAAAGCCAGTTGAAGAAGTAAGTCAGCCGGCCGCACAGCCGGTCAGTCAAGCCCCGGTTCAACCACAGGTTCAGGTACAACCACAGGCTAGTGCCGCCCCGGCCCCAACGTCGGAATTCGCAACCACCGATGACCCGTTCCAAAACTGGAACGAAGACCTCGGCAACGAACTAGAAGGTGGCGCCCGGCCGAATAGCTTTAACCACGTCAAGAAGCCAACCTTTAGCGTCCAAGATGACAACCTGTCTAACGTTGATGACGGGGGGGAAGACCTCTCTACCCCGGCTTTCTTTAAGAACCGCCGCAAGTAA
- a CDS encoding RNA-binding protein, with the protein MEQVNVKQHFRADEAPFIDQVNDWLTTAGDQYRPVLTAFLNPRQRYIMRVIANRQDEVKVAFKGAYPGAEMQRGLAYPAYYQPTEDDFELQLLEINYPQKFAELHHRQVMGAVLSTGVERGAFGDIIASDEHWQIIVQRQLSDYLIEQVTSIGKAKVRLEKRELQGARVPQEDWQELVTTVASLRLDAVVAASFNYSRNRAKQLIERGQVRVNWEEIDRPDYELASRDLISVRHGGRIKVQEELGQNRHERTRIRLAVIHA; encoded by the coding sequence ATGGAGCAGGTGAACGTCAAGCAGCACTTCCGGGCGGATGAAGCCCCGTTTATTGACCAGGTTAATGATTGGCTGACCACGGCCGGCGACCAATACCGTCCGGTCCTGACCGCCTTTTTAAACCCCCGGCAACGTTATATCATGCGGGTAATTGCCAATCGTCAAGACGAGGTCAAGGTGGCCTTTAAAGGCGCTTATCCGGGCGCCGAAATGCAGCGTGGTTTAGCTTACCCAGCTTATTACCAGCCGACGGAAGACGATTTCGAATTACAGCTGTTAGAAATTAACTACCCCCAAAAGTTCGCGGAGCTTCATCATCGACAGGTAATGGGAGCGGTTTTGTCAACCGGAGTTGAGCGGGGGGCCTTTGGTGACATTATCGCAAGTGATGAGCATTGGCAGATTATCGTACAAAGACAATTAAGTGACTACCTGATTGAACAGGTAACGTCAATCGGTAAAGCAAAGGTGCGCTTAGAAAAACGGGAATTGCAAGGGGCCCGGGTACCGCAAGAAGATTGGCAAGAACTCGTCACCACGGTCGCTTCCTTACGTTTGGATGCCGTGGTGGCGGCCAGTTTTAATTATTCAAGAAACCGGGCTAAGCAACTGATTGAACGCGGTCAGGTCCGGGTTAATTGGGAAGAAATTGACCGTCCGGATTATGAGTTAGCTAGCCGGGACTTGATTTCGGTTCGGCACGGCGGCCGGATTAAGGTGCAAGAGGAGCTTGGGCAAAACCGTCACGAGCGCACTAGAATTCGGTTAGCCGTCATCCATGCATAG
- the ileS gene encoding isoleucine--tRNA ligase translates to MRVKDTLNLGKTKFPMRGRLPETEAQREALWEENKVYEQRQKLNEGKPSFVLHDGPPYANGPIHIGHAMNKISKDFIVRYKSMTGYRAPYVPGWDTHGLPIEHQLTKAGYDRKKMSLTEFRDLCQKYALEQVEIQKKGFKRLGVAGEWDHPYLTLAKEFEAAQIKVFGAFAKRGLLYQAKKPVYWSWSSESALAEAEVEYHDVVAKTAFFTEQVQDGKGLLDSDTYLVGWTTTPWTIPASEAVAVSADFEYALVQPSGSDRKYVVAASLLGDLAQKFNWTDYQVVKTFKGAEMEGMTTKHPYIDRELLVGLADYVTDDAGTGLVHTAPGYGDDDYNFGKKYNLPIFAPMNDQGVLTAENGPEFDGVFYQDADDISLRLLEEHDALLLEEDLEHSYPFDWRTKKPIVFRATDQWFVSIDKMRDEILKAVDEVTYYPTWGKVRLRNMLKDRGDWVISRQRVWGVPLPIFYAEDGTPIMTEETINHVSDLFREYGSNVWFDREAKDLLPAGFTSEHSPNGKFTKETDIMDVWFDSGSSHQGVLAERDYLTYPADMYLEGSDQYRGWFNSSLITSVVVSGHAPYKSVLSQGFTLDQSGKKMSKSLGNVIDPNKVVKQMGAEIIRLWVMSADTSADVRVSMETLQQIAESYRKLRNTFRFLLANTSDFGPENFVAYEKREAVDQYMTVNFNRFLAGMRDEFDRYDFLNAYKHLINFVNNDLSSFYMNVAKDVLYIEPEDSHVRRSMQATFYEILSGLTKLLTPILPHTTEEVWSYMDEPEDFVQLTEIPEARTFENGNALLEKWEGFMELRSHVLKCLEEARNAKLIGRSLEASADLYLTASQQELLADLGTDAGLLCGVSALSVHDASEAPAEAESFSDNAAVLVQAAKGEVCDRCRMTKEDVGSDPAYQQLCARCAKLVRENFPQTVEEGLEK, encoded by the coding sequence ATGCGCGTTAAAGACACCTTAAACCTTGGTAAGACCAAGTTCCCAATGCGGGGACGGCTCCCGGAAACGGAAGCGCAGCGAGAAGCGCTGTGGGAAGAAAACAAGGTTTATGAACAACGACAAAAGTTAAACGAGGGCAAGCCAAGCTTTGTGCTTCACGATGGCCCTCCATACGCCAACGGGCCAATTCACATTGGTCATGCTATGAACAAGATTTCCAAGGACTTCATCGTTCGCTACAAGTCGATGACCGGCTACCGGGCTCCGTACGTTCCCGGTTGGGACACCCACGGGTTGCCGATTGAACACCAACTGACTAAGGCTGGCTACGACCGCAAGAAGATGAGCTTAACTGAGTTCCGGGACCTGTGTCAAAAGTACGCCTTGGAGCAAGTCGAAATTCAAAAGAAGGGCTTTAAGCGCCTCGGGGTTGCCGGGGAGTGGGATCACCCATACCTGACCCTGGCCAAGGAATTTGAAGCGGCCCAGATCAAGGTCTTTGGTGCCTTTGCTAAGCGGGGACTCTTGTACCAAGCTAAGAAGCCGGTTTACTGGTCTTGGTCTTCCGAATCCGCCCTGGCCGAGGCCGAAGTTGAATATCACGATGTCGTTGCGAAGACCGCCTTTTTCACCGAACAGGTTCAGGATGGCAAGGGACTGCTCGATTCCGATACTTACCTGGTGGGCTGGACAACGACGCCATGGACGATCCCGGCCTCTGAAGCGGTTGCCGTCAGCGCTGACTTCGAATACGCCCTGGTTCAACCGAGCGGCAGTGACCGTAAGTACGTGGTCGCAGCTAGCCTGCTGGGCGATTTAGCCCAGAAGTTTAACTGGACCGACTACCAGGTGGTCAAGACCTTTAAGGGTGCCGAAATGGAAGGGATGACCACCAAGCACCCATACATTGACCGTGAGTTGTTAGTTGGCCTGGCTGATTACGTCACTGATGACGCCGGGACTGGGTTGGTCCACACCGCACCTGGTTACGGGGATGATGACTACAACTTCGGGAAGAAGTACAACCTGCCGATCTTTGCCCCAATGAATGACCAAGGGGTACTAACCGCCGAAAACGGGCCGGAATTTGACGGGGTCTTCTACCAAGACGCCGATGATATTTCCCTGCGCCTGTTAGAGGAACACGACGCCCTGCTTTTAGAAGAAGACTTAGAGCACTCCTACCCGTTTGACTGGCGGACCAAAAAGCCGATCGTCTTCCGGGCGACCGATCAGTGGTTTGTCTCCATCGACAAGATGCGCGACGAAATCTTAAAGGCCGTTGACGAAGTGACCTACTACCCGACTTGGGGGAAGGTCCGCTTGCGGAACATGTTAAAGGACCGTGGTGACTGGGTGATCTCCCGTCAACGGGTCTGGGGGGTTCCGTTGCCGATCTTCTACGCCGAAGATGGCACGCCAATCATGACCGAAGAAACGATCAACCACGTTTCCGACCTCTTTCGGGAATACGGCTCCAACGTCTGGTTCGATCGGGAAGCCAAGGACCTCTTGCCAGCGGGCTTCACCTCTGAACACTCCCCGAACGGCAAGTTCACCAAGGAAACCGACATCATGGACGTCTGGTTTGACTCCGGCTCGTCGCACCAAGGGGTGTTAGCCGAACGCGATTACCTGACTTACCCGGCGGACATGTACTTGGAAGGTTCCGACCAGTACCGGGGTTGGTTTAACTCTAGTTTGATCACCTCGGTGGTCGTTTCTGGGCACGCCCCGTACAAGTCCGTCCTCTCCCAAGGGTTTACCTTGGACCAGAGCGGTAAGAAGATGTCCAAGTCCTTAGGGAACGTGATTGACCCGAACAAGGTGGTTAAGCAAATGGGGGCCGAAATCATCCGCCTTTGGGTAATGTCGGCCGACACCTCCGCCGACGTGCGGGTGTCAATGGAAACCCTGCAACAAATCGCCGAATCCTACCGGAAGTTGCGGAACACCTTCCGCTTCCTTTTGGCGAACACCAGCGACTTTGGACCGGAGAACTTTGTTGCCTACGAAAAGCGCGAAGCCGTTGATCAGTATATGACGGTTAACTTCAATCGCTTCCTGGCCGGGATGCGTGATGAGTTCGATCGTTACGACTTCTTAAACGCCTACAAGCACTTGATTAACTTTGTCAACAACGACCTGTCATCCTTCTACATGAACGTGGCCAAGGACGTCTTGTACATCGAACCGGAAGACTCCCACGTTCGCCGCTCGATGCAAGCGACCTTCTACGAAATTCTTAGCGGCCTGACCAAGCTGTTGACGCCGATCTTGCCGCACACAACTGAAGAAGTGTGGTCCTACATGGATGAACCGGAAGACTTCGTTCAGTTAACGGAAATTCCGGAAGCCCGGACGTTTGAAAATGGCAATGCCCTGCTTGAAAAGTGGGAAGGCTTCATGGAATTACGTTCCCACGTCCTTAAGTGCTTGGAAGAAGCCCGTAACGCTAAGTTGATTGGTCGGTCACTTGAAGCGAGCGCCGACCTGTACCTGACGGCTTCCCAACAAGAATTACTAGCTGACCTCGGGACCGATGCGGGACTCTTGTGTGGGGTTTCAGCGCTGAGCGTTCACGACGCTAGCGAGGCACCAGCAGAAGCCGAAAGCTTCAGTGATAATGCGGCCGTCTTAGTTCAAGCGGCCAAGGGTGAAGTGTGTGATCGTTGCCGGATGACCAAGGAAGACGTTGGCTCCGATCCGGCCTACCAGCAACTCTGTGCCCGCTGTGCTAAGTTAGTACGGGAAAACTTCCCCCAAACGGTTGAAGAAGGCTTAGAAAAGTAG
- a CDS encoding cell division protein FtsQ/DivIB, translating to MANHRDNREHRRYADRLATLEAQSVIDGRDRFKKRHQGLKKGLPKLRAYQIKSNLGRALTVLIPFFIVLLAMIYVVSPFSKVNQVKVVGNEDLTAKQVEAASGAKAGAFIWRLVFDQAAVSKQAQQNNLQVKSIRVSLVGPRSVKVHVVENPVIGIVTHNGHQELLLSTGKYQKISNNLTNFITYAGFAKHEEMLTETAKQVGQLSATIRQGISQVAYSPTSTDDERLKIYMNDGNTVLANASTLAQKMNYYPSIVTNMNTAGVIDLQVGAYSYAYGDQSK from the coding sequence ATGGCCAATCACCGTGATAACCGGGAGCACCGCCGCTACGCTGATCGCTTGGCGACGCTAGAAGCTCAGAGCGTGATTGATGGGCGTGACCGGTTTAAAAAGCGCCACCAGGGGCTTAAAAAGGGGCTCCCTAAGCTACGGGCCTATCAAATCAAGAGTAACTTGGGCCGGGCCTTGACCGTGTTAATCCCCTTCTTCATCGTTTTACTGGCGATGATCTACGTGGTTTCACCCTTTTCTAAGGTCAACCAGGTTAAAGTGGTTGGCAATGAGGACCTGACCGCAAAGCAAGTGGAAGCCGCCAGTGGTGCTAAAGCTGGTGCCTTCATCTGGCGCCTGGTTTTTGACCAAGCCGCGGTTTCCAAGCAGGCGCAGCAAAATAATTTACAGGTCAAAAGCATCCGGGTGAGCCTCGTTGGCCCCCGGTCGGTGAAGGTACACGTGGTGGAAAACCCGGTGATTGGAATCGTAACCCATAACGGCCACCAAGAACTCTTGCTTTCGACCGGAAAGTACCAAAAGATTAGTAACAACCTGACGAACTTCATTACTTACGCCGGGTTTGCCAAGCACGAGGAAATGCTGACCGAAACGGCCAAACAAGTTGGTCAGTTGTCGGCGACAATTCGTCAGGGAATTTCCCAAGTTGCTTATAGCCCGACAAGTACGGATGACGAACGGTTAAAGATTTACATGAACGATGGTAATACCGTGTTAGCCAATGCCTCGACCTTAGCGCAGAAAATGAATTACTACCCGTCGATCGTCACCAATATGAATACGGCGGGGGTGATCGACTTACAAGTCGGTGCCTACTCGTATGCTTATGGCGATCAAAGTAAGTAA